In Saccharomyces eubayanus strain FM1318 chromosome XIII, whole genome shotgun sequence, one DNA window encodes the following:
- the IMP2 gene encoding endopeptidase catalytic subunit — translation MFQAESSRRVIRSTLIALSWVPVLLTINNNVVHIAQIRGTSMQPTLNPQTETLATDWVLLWKLGVKNPASLSRDDVILFKAPTNPRKVYCKRVKGLPFDTIDTKFPYPKSQVNLPRGHVWVEGDNLFHSIDSNTFGPVSSGLVMGKVVAIVWPPSRWGSDLKLSTGRNCIARRAVAE, via the coding sequence ATGTTTCAAGCGGAATCATCAAGAAGAGTTATACGCAGTACGCTAATAGCTTTGTCATGGGTACCTGTATTGTtaacaataaataataatgtgGTGCATATTGCACAGATTAGAGGCACCTCAATGCAACCTACGTTAAACCCACAGACAGAGACATTGGCGACTGATTGGGTACTGCTTTGGAAGCTGGGGGTCAAGAATCCGGCTAGTCTATCAAGAGATGAcgttattcttttcaaggCCCCGACAAACCCTCGAAAAGTTTACTGTAAAAGGGTTAAGGGCTTGCCTTTTGATACCATCGACACAAAGTTCCCATATCCTAAGTCACAAGTGAACCTGCCGAGGGGTCACGTATGGGTCGAAGGAGATAATTTATTTCATTCGATTGATAGCAACACATTCGGTCCCGTTTCAAGTGGGTTGGTTATGGGGAAAGTGGTAGCGATTGTCTGGCCACCGTCCAGGTGGGGGTCAGATCTCAAACTTAGTACTGGTAGAAATTGCATCGCCAGAAGAGCTGTTGCGGAGTAA
- the MSN2 gene encoding stress-responsive transcriptional activator MSN2: MTIEHDFSTEDILFPTESMNTMHHADNSSSNNINNDMNPYSLDVKNSVFDSVDTSNIQNQETPLTMGFPPLSFDSPLTATDTLSSTTDNNLHLKSNINKNYNTSNNVNDNENVNTSNTNTASSNQYTTLTSPYPMSDLLYNMNNSLQSPSPSSVPPNPSNTTVNPKSNNEIRPSPQMSNGNETLISPRAQQQTSINDDHLSFPNPPNTNLFIDTNPNNLNEKLRNQLNSNTNSYSNSTSNSTSNSTGNLNSSYFNSLNIDSMLDDYVSSELLLNDDEDNELSQRRFSDVITNQFPAITNSRNSISHSLDLWNHPKINSNIKNSSTDKNLNNSNSSSNASPNATSTNTNTNTGTTGNPNNNDTAIDNELTQILNEYNMNFNDNLGTSDANKNKSACPDSFDANTMTKINPSQQLQQQINQFQQQQFTSSHNNSSTNMKSFNSDLNSNRQRASLPIIDDSLSYDLINKQNEDSKNIVLPNTSSSSSQQFIKPSMILSDNASVIAKVATTGLGNDISFLTEQDEQNGNDTPNFDLCMSQMNMTPSSPTSSSSASLATNHFYHHFPQQNHHSMNSKIGSSIRRRKSAVPLMGTVPLTNQQNNISSSSVNANGNGVGVTKERRPSYRRKSMTPSRRSSVVMESTKELEEKPFHCHICSKSFKRSEHLKRHVRSVHSNERPFACHICDKKFSRSDNLSQHIKTHKKHGDI; this comes from the coding sequence ATGACGATTGAACATGATTTTAGTACTGAAGACATACTATTCCCTACCGAAAGCATGAACACTATGCATCATGCGGACAATAGTTCTTCAAACAACATAAACAATGATATGAACCCTTATTCTTTAGATGTCAAAAACAGTGTTTTTGATAGTGTCGATACCAGTAACAtacaaaaccaagaaaCTCCATTGACGATGGGGTTCCCCCCATTATCCTTTGACTCTCCCCTAACTGCAACTGACACATTATCCTCCACTACTGATAATAATCTACACCTGAAGTCCAATATCAACAAGAACTATAACACGAGTAACAACGTGAACGACAATGAGAACGTCAACACTAGCAACACGAATACCGCTAGTTCAAACCAGTACACGACGCTCACATCGCCATATCCCATGAGCGATCTTTTGTACAACATGAATAACTCTTTGCAATCACCGTCACCTTCATCGGTGCCCCCAAATCCATCCAACACCACCGTAAACCCGAAGTCAAACAATGAAATTAGGCCATCACCACAAATGTCAAACGGGAATGAAACCCTCATATCCCCTCGTGCCCAACAACAAACTTCCATTAACGATGACCACCTGTCTTTTCCCAATCCTCCTAATAcaaatcttttcattgaCACAAACCCCAACAActtgaatgaaaaattacgAAACCAATTAAACTCAAACACAAATTCATATTCCAACTCCACTTCCAATTCCACTTCCAATTCAACTGGCAATTTGAACTCCAGTTATTTCAACTCATTAAACATAGATTCAATGCTAGATGATTACGTATCCAGCGAACTCCTACTgaatgatgatgaggatAACGAGTTGTCACAACGAAGGTTTAGTGATGTCATAACTAATCAGTTTCCGGCAATTACGAATTCTAGAAACTCTATTTCTCACTCTTTGGACCTATGGAACCATCCAAAGATAAATTCGAATATTAAAAACTCAAGTACAGATAAAAACCTTAATAACTCCAACTCAAGTTCCAATGCAAGTCCAAATGCTACCAGCACTAACACAAACACAAACACAGGCACCACTGGAAACCCAAACAACAATGACACTGCTATAGACAATGAACTGACGCAGATCCTCAATGAATATAACATGAATTTTAATGATAATTTGGGCACATCAGATgctaataaaaataaatctgCTTGTCCAGATTCCTTTGATGCTAATACCATGACAAAGATAAACCCAAGCCAACAACTGcaacaacaaataaacCAATTTCAACAGCAGCAATTCACATCTTCACATAATAACAGTAGCACTAATATGAAATCTTTCAACAGTGACCTTAATTCGAACAGACAAAGAGCTTCTTTACCCATAATTGACGATTCATTGAGCTACGATTTGATCAATAAACAAAACGAAGACTCCAAAAATATCGTACTGCCGAACACTAGTTCATCTTCGTCCCAACAATTCATTAAACCATCTATGATTCTCTCTGATAATGCATCTGTCATTGCCAAAGTGGCAACCACAGGCTTGGGTAACGatatatcatttttgaCAGAACAGGATGAGCAAAATGGCAATGATACCCCAAACTTTGATCTATGCATGTCTCAAATGAATATGACCCCGTCATCGCCGACCTCATCATCTTCTGCCTCTCTTGCCACGAACCACTTCTATCATCATTTTCCACAACAAAACCACCATTCTATGAACTCGAAAATTGGATCTTCTATTCGAAGACGAAAATCTGCGGTGCCGTTAATGGGCACAGTGCCGCTTACCAAccaacaaaataatataagTAGTAGTAGTGTCAATGCAAACGGAAACGGTGTTGGAGTCACAAAGGAAAGGAGACCAAGTTATAGAAGGAAATCAATGACGCCATCCAGGAGATCAAGTGTCGTAATGGAATCAACAAAGGAACTTGAAGAGAAACCGTTCCATTGTCACATTTGTTCCAAGAGTTTCAAACGGAGTGAACATTTAAAGAGGCATGTAAGATCGGTTCATTCTAATGAACGTCCATTTGCATGCCACATATGTGATAAGAAATTCAGTAGAAGCGACAATTTGTCGCAACATATCAAAACCCATAAAAAACATGGAGACATCTAA
- the ARP9 gene encoding Arp9p, whose product MAPFRQDSILIIYPRSQTTLVQFGLNEETFAVPELEIPTQIYRSTKQDGSYEYHSTNKDDTAELIKPIQNGSIIDINAFLQFLRLIYVSLLSDRANKGQDAFEAELSNIPLLLITHHSWSQSDLESITQYIFESLEINNLIQLPASLAATYSMISLQNCCIIDVGTYHTDIIPIVDYAQLDNLVSSLPVGGQSINESLKKLLPQWDEDQIESLKKSPIFEVLSDDAKKLSNFDFGNDNEDDEETLNVAEIITSGRDTREVLEERERSQKTKSVKNSDLEFNTFWDKNGNEIKVGKQRFQGCNNLLKGISNRVGLTLDKIDDINKARAVWENIIIVGGTTSIPGFKEALLGQLLKDHLILEPEEEKLKREEKARSVLPATTKKKSKFMASSTAFIPSIEYVQCPTIIKLAKYPDYFPEWKKSGYSEIIFLGAQIVSKQIFTHPKDTFYITREKYDMKGPATLWDVQF is encoded by the exons ATGGCCCCATTCAGACAGGATAGTATTTTG ATAATATATCCAAGATCACAAACCACTCTCGTCCAGTTCGGTTTGAACGAAGAAACGTTTGCTGTGCCTGAATTGGAAATTCCCACACAAATTTATCGTAGCACGAAACAGGATGGTTCCTATGAATATCATTCAACCAACAAAGATGATACAGCCGAGTTAATCAAGCCCATACAGAATGGTTCTATAATAGACATAAACGCATTTTTGCAATTCTTAAGACTAATATATGTGTCCCTTTTGTCTGATAGAGCCAATAAAGGCCAAGACGCATTTGAGGCTGAGTTATCCAATATACCACTTTTACTAATTACTCACCATTCTTGGTCACAATCTGATCTAGAGTCAATTACCCAATATATATTTGAGAGTCTCGAGATAAACAACTTGATTCAATTGCCTGCATCTCTGGCGGCCACCTATTCCATGATTTCGTTGCAGAATTGTTGTATTATCGACGTTGGAACATACCATACTGATATCATTCCCATCGTCGATTATGCACAATTGGACAATCTTGTGTCGTCACTACCAGTGGGTGGACAATCTATCAATGAAtctctgaaaaaattgctaCCACAATGGGATGAGGACCAGATAgaatctttaaaaaaatctccAATTTTTGAGGTGTTGAGTGATGATGCCAAAAAActatcaaattttgattttggaaatGACAATGaggacgatgaagaaactTTGAACGTTGCTGAAATCATAACAAGCGGCCGTGATACACGTGAAGTCCTAGAGGAAAGAGAACGGAGCCAAAAGACTAAAAGTGTCAAAAATAGCGATTTGGAATTCAACACATTTTGGGATAAAAACGGCAATGAAATTAAAGTTGGTAAGCAAAGATTTCAAGGTTGCAATAACTTACTCAAGGGTATTTCTAATCGTGTAGGATTGACTCTAGATAAGATTGACGATATTAACAAAGCCAGGGCTGTTTGggaaaatatcattattgtcGGCGGTACTACGTCAATTCCAGGGTTTAAAGAAGCTTTGTTAGGGCAACTATTGAAGGACCATTTAATTTTAGAAccagaggaagaaaagcTGAAAAGAGAGGAAAAAGCTAGATCTGTGCTACCTGCTAcaacgaaaaagaaaagcaagtTTATGGCAAGCTCTACTGCGTTTATCCCAAGCATAGAATATGTGCAGTGTCCTACAATAATTAAACTAGCTAAATATCCGGACTATTTTCCTGAGTGGAAAAAGAGTGGATATTCTgaaattatatttttggGCGCTCAAATTGTTTCTAAACAAATCTTTACACATCCAAAGGATACATTTTATATTACAAGAGAAAAGTATGATATGAAAGGCCCAGCTACTCTTTGGGACGTGCAATTTTAA
- the MIH1 gene encoding putative tyrosine protein phosphatase MIH1 — translation MNNIFHGNNDEYANEGTLSSQKISLKSPFGKKKNIFKNVQTFFKSKSKHSPANDDLVNEDHLSFHNSPLLTGSSDHEIDIPSPTITQFDRHGEHDENEDDDIVLNMHFASQSLQSPTRNSSRRSLTNTKENDLLNRIKYPRSPQRSSSFSRSRSLSRKTSMNSSSNSSKRVQRQDGKIPRSSRKSSQKFSHISQNFTSVSSSPLAFDSTKEKCYESCLGKTQIPYYYDDQNSNDFFPRISPETLKNIMQNNICQPFYNSCCIVDCRFEYEYTGGHIMNSINIHSRDDIENEFIHKVLHGDTHNRNKNNNNLPTLLIIHCEFSSHRGPLLASHLRNCDRIINQDHYPKLFYPDILILDGGYKAVFDNFPELCYPCQYVGMNSQENLLNCEQEMEKFRKESKKFATKNNSFRKLASPSNPNFFYKDNPQSSMTTASSALSFKFEPPPKLSLNHKRVSSGSSINSSESTGEENFSPIFSKSSMSSNSNLSTSHMLLIDGLDNSSYFSFEDDRSTNRQADQGDDQGEQDFTFVGSDREDFPRPARRSLFPSFQNDEKN, via the coding sequence ATGAATAATATATTTCATGGAAACAACGATGAATATGCAAACGAAGGTACTCTGAGTTCTCAAAAAATCTCCTTGAAAAGTCCATTcggtaagaagaagaacatattcaaaaatgtccagacatttttcaagtccAAGAGTAAACATTCGCCTGCCAATGATGATTTGGTTAATGAAGACCATCTTTCATTCCATAACTCTCCACTATTGACTGGATCCAGTGATCATGAAATAGATATTCCTTCACCAACGATAACACAGTTCGATCGCCATGGTGAGCACGATGAAAATGAGGATGATGATATAGTATTAAATATGCATTTTGCTTCTCAATCTTTACAAAGTCCAACCAGGAATTCATCGAGAAGATCTTTAACTAACACTAAAGAGAATGACCTATTAAATAGGATCAAATACCCAAGAAGCCCCCAGAGGTCCAGCTCATTTTCGAGATCAAGATCactatcaagaaaaacgaGTATGAATAGTAGTAGTAATTCCAGCAAGAGGGTACAAAGACAGGATGGAAAAATCCCAAGGTCGTCAAGGAAAAGCTCACAGAAATTCTCAcatatttctcaaaatttCACTTCAGTATCATCCAGTCCACTGGCTTTCGATTCGACAAAGGAAAAGTGTTACGAGTCATGCCTGGGGAAAACACAAATACCATATTACTATGATGaccaaaattcaaatgattttttccCTCGTATATCTCCAGaaacattgaaaaacatcATGCAGAATAATATATGCCAGCCATTTTACAATTCGTGTTGTATTGTAGACTGCCGATTTGAATATGAGTATACAGGCGGCCACATTATGAATTCGATTAACATACACTCTAGGGATGATATAGAGAACGAATTTATCCATAAAGTTCTGCATGGTGATACTCACAATAGGAAtaagaacaacaacaatctACCAACTCTACTAATTATTCATTGCGAATTTAGTTCCCATCGAGGGCCGCTATTGGCATCCCATTTGAGAAATTGCGATCGTATAATAAATCAGGACCATTATCCCAAGTTATTTTACCCTGACATACTGATATTGGATGGCGGATATAAGGCagtttttgataatttccCTGAATTATGTTATCCATGCCAGTACGTTGGGATGAATTCGCAGGAAAATCTGTTAAATTGTGAACaggaaatggaaaagtttAGAAAGGAATCCAAAAAATTTGctacaaaaaataattccTTTAGGAAATTAGCCTCCCCTTCAAATCCTAACTTCTTCTATAAGGATAACCCCCAATCTTCGATGACTACAGCATCGTCAGCATTATCATTTAAATTTGAACCGCCTCCAAAACTATCTCTAAATCACAAAAGAGTTTCTAGTGGTTCGTCAATAAATTCAAGTGAAAGTAcaggagaagaaaatttctCTCCCATATTCAGTAAATCCTCCATGAGCAGCAACAGTAATTTAAGTACTTCTCATATGTTATTAATAGATGGCTTGGACAACTCATCATATTTTAGTTTTGAGGATGACAGAAGCACCAACCGGCAAGCAGATCAAGGTGATGATCAAGGCGAACAGGATTTTACTTTTGTTGGTTCAGATCGTGAAGATTTTCCTAGACCTGCTAGAAGATCGttatttccttctttccaaaacgatgagaaaaattga
- the RCH1 gene encoding Rch1p, whose amino-acid sequence MKNQDSKIRKIWTHPITEYLKSQWFFFCLAILIVIARFAPNFARDGGLIRGQYSIGYGCVAWIFLQSGLGMKSKSLMANMLNWRAHTTILILSFLITSSIVYGFCCAVKAAKNPKIDDWVLIGLILTATCPTTVASNVIMTTDAGGNDLLCVCEVFIGNLLGAFITPALVQMFTGQAPFQYGNPATGNGIGALYGRVMKQVGLSVFVPLFVGQVIQNVFPKYTAYYMGFLKKYHIKIGSYMLLLIIFSSFSTAFYQNSFASVSHVCIIFICFFNLGIYIFFTGLSYLCARPWFIIKLFPHEPIDGKSTRLYRYSYSLFRPFYYSKEDAICIMFCGPAKTAALGVSLITSQYADKKEHLGKLLVPLVLYQAEQVMTASLFVSLFKRWLRKDDPSNGSESSSTSGNEEPDLEKNISMETGHNRTVPSKTIAFQDSK is encoded by the coding sequence ATGAAGAACCAGGACTCAAAAATACGAAAGATCTGGACACACCCGATAACAGAGTACTTGAAGTCTCAatggttcttcttctgcctGGCAATTTTAATTGTTATTGCAAGGTTTGCCCCAAATTTTGCAAGGGACGGTGGGCTAATCAGAGGCCAATATAGTATTGGTTACGGCTGTGTTGCTTGgattttccttcaaagTGGATTAGGAATGAAGTCCAAGTCCCTAATGGCAAATATGTTAAATTGGAGAGCCCATACCACTATTCTAATCTTGAGTTTTTTAATCACCTCATCTATAGTGTATGGATTTTGCTGTGCAGTAAAGGCTGCTAAGAATCCGAAAATAGATGACTGGGTACTTATTGGTCTAATCTTAACTGCCACTTGTCCGACGACTGTAGCGTCAAACGTCATTATGACTACGGATGCTGGCGGAAATGATCTTTTATGCGTTTGTGAAGTGTTTATAGGTAATCTTCTGGGCGCATTTATTACTCCTGCATTGGTCCAAATGTTTACTGGCCAAGCACCGTTTCAATACGGCAATCCTGCTACCGGAAACGGTATAGGTGCTCTTTATGGTCGTGTTATGAAGCAAGTCGGTCTTTCTGTCTTCGTACCCTTGTTTGTGGGGCAAGTTATTCAAAACGTTTTTCCAAAGTATACTGCATATTATATGggtttcttgaaaaaataccaTATCAAGATTGGATCCTACatgcttttgttgattATATTCagttctttttcaacagccttttatcaaaattcaTTCGCAAGCGTCTCCCATGTTTGCATCATATTTAtctgttttttcaatttgggaatttacattttcttcacaGGATTGTCATACTTGTGTGCAAGACCTTGGTTTATCATCAAGCTTTTTCCACACGAACCCATTGATGGCAAATCTACAAGACTATACCGTTACTCTTATAGCCTTTTCAGGccattttattattctaAGGAAGATGCGATCTGCATCATGTTTTGCGGTCCTGCCAAAACAGCCGCGCTAGGTGTATCGTTAATTACATCGCAATATGCCgataaaaaagaacatttaGGTAAACTGTTGGTTCCTCTGGTGTTATATCAAGCTGAGCAAGTGATGACTGCAAGCTTATTCGTCAGTTTGTTCAAAAGATGGTTACGAAAGGACGACCCATCAAATGGAAGTGAGTCTTCCTCTACAAGTGGAAATGAGGAGCCTGACctggaaaagaatatttcaatGGAAACTGGTCACAATAGAACTGTCCCTTCAAAAACGATTGCATTTCAAGActcaaaataa